One window from the genome of Thermomicrobiales bacterium encodes:
- the dhaL gene encoding dihydroxyacetone kinase subunit DhaL, translated as MGNTEGLGLAIVERIQATMAEHAAELTQLDSDIGDGDHGTNMNRGFTAALAKVRDLPDQSLASVTKTVAMTLISTVGGAAGPLYGTAFLRASTALGDGNEVSTETLATVMAAALEGVQARGKATTGEKTMVDALTPAVETLKAAAAAGTAPRDALEQAVDAAHAGMEATTPMLATKGRASYLGERSIGHQDPGATSSYYLLRAIADAVNDRAG; from the coding sequence ATGGGCAACACCGAAGGACTGGGGCTCGCGATCGTCGAGCGCATCCAGGCGACCATGGCCGAGCACGCCGCCGAGCTGACGCAGCTTGACTCCGACATCGGCGATGGCGACCACGGCACGAACATGAACCGCGGCTTCACAGCAGCGCTGGCGAAGGTCCGGGACCTCCCGGACCAGTCGCTAGCGTCGGTGACCAAAACGGTCGCGATGACACTGATCTCCACCGTCGGCGGCGCAGCCGGCCCGTTGTATGGCACAGCCTTCCTGCGCGCATCGACGGCGCTCGGCGATGGCAACGAAGTCAGCACCGAGACGCTCGCCACAGTCATGGCGGCGGCGCTGGAGGGCGTGCAGGCGCGCGGCAAAGCCACGACCGGCGAAAAGACGATGGTCGACGCGCTCACACCGGCGGTTGAGACACTGAAGGCCGCAGCAGCAGCCGGGACCGCTCCTCGCGATGCGCTCGAGCAGGCAGTCGACGCGGCGCACGCTGGTATGGAAGCCACGACACCGATGCTGGCGACCAAGGGCCGCGCCAGCTATCTCGGAGAACGGAGCATCGGCCACCAGGACCCGGGCGCGACATCCAGCTACTACCTCCTGCGCGCCATCGCTGACGCCGTAAACGATCGCGCCGGTTAG
- the dhaM gene encoding dihydroxyacetone kinase phosphoryl donor subunit DhaM has protein sequence MPVGIVIVSHSRQLAEGVREMAEQMAGGMVAIRAVGGTADGELGTNPDGIREALAIADGGDGILVLMDLGSAVLSAETAIELAGDSLTSPVILSDAPLVEGAIVAAVEASIGNSLDDVAAAALRAKDLQKVAP, from the coding sequence ATGCCGGTTGGCATTGTCATCGTGAGCCACAGCCGACAGCTCGCGGAGGGTGTTCGTGAAATGGCCGAGCAGATGGCTGGCGGCATGGTCGCTATTCGCGCCGTTGGTGGCACAGCGGACGGCGAGCTCGGCACCAACCCGGATGGCATCCGCGAGGCGCTGGCGATCGCCGACGGTGGCGACGGCATCCTCGTCCTGATGGACCTGGGCTCGGCAGTCCTTAGCGCCGAGACGGCGATCGAGCTAGCCGGCGATTCGCTGACCTCGCCAGTCATCCTCAGCGACGCCCCGCTCGTAGAGGGCGCGATCGTCGCCGCTGTCGAGGCATCCATCGGCAACAGCCTCGACGATGTCGCGGCGGCAGCGCTACGGGCCAAAGACCTGCAGAAGGTCGCGCCATAG
- a CDS encoding HPr family phosphocarrier protein — protein sequence MQEARLTITHPAGLHARPAALFVRTAATFKSAVRLTNLTRNPERDADAKSILSLMTLGVEHNHEVLIRADGEDEEAAIATLRDLIEDDFHEARS from the coding sequence ATGCAGGAAGCTCGTCTGACAATTACTCACCCGGCCGGTCTCCACGCGCGCCCGGCAGCGCTGTTTGTTCGGACCGCCGCGACGTTCAAATCGGCTGTCCGTCTTACAAACCTGACTCGCAACCCGGAACGCGACGCCGATGCTAAAAGCATCCTCAGCCTGATGACGCTCGGCGTCGAGCACAACCACGAAGTGCTGATCCGCGCCGACGGCGAGGACGAAGAAGCGGCAATCGCTACACTGCGCGATCTGATTGAGGACGACTTCCACGAGGCACGGTCATGA
- the ptsP gene encoding phosphoenolpyruvate--protein phosphotransferase, with product MSRQALSGTPAADGIAAGTIFVFRRHAPELEHADGPVDAAQEAEHFSAAVATTRSRIEAARTAAAERAGDDEAAIFDAHLMFLDDPAFVGEIEHAINERPVSADTAVREVADSIVAMFEELDDEYLRARAADVRDVANQLRAALSGADDSGASLPNNAIVVADEIFPSDTSTMDLNRLAGIATERGSPTAHVAILARALGVPTIVGVANLLAAAANGQLAILDGSAGTLVLDPTDSERDEAAARIAEQEAQRQAQAADRDLPVTTTDGVRISLEANIGVPAEAEVALAQGATGIGLFRTEFLFVDQPTLPDEETQFRAYRHAAEVMGEHPVIIRTLDAGGDKPLPSITDRGETEMNPFLGVRGLRLCLQHPDLFRSQVRALLRAATVGNLWIMFPMVANIADVRDAQQFVAATAAELTAEGIEHNPSPPLGIMIEIPSAAAAIDLLIGEVDFVSIGTNDLVQYTLAVDRTNPTLARRYPADDIAVLRLIHKVLSTTNAAGKYAGICGEMAGDPAFIPLLLGLGARDLSMGAARLDAASALIRATSLADARRMAEERLNPTS from the coding sequence ATGAGCAGGCAGGCGCTCAGCGGCACACCGGCAGCCGATGGCATCGCCGCCGGGACGATCTTCGTGTTCAGGCGGCACGCTCCGGAACTGGAACATGCCGACGGTCCAGTCGACGCAGCACAGGAGGCCGAGCACTTCAGCGCTGCGGTCGCTACGACGCGCAGCCGCATCGAAGCCGCGCGTACCGCGGCGGCCGAACGTGCCGGAGACGACGAAGCCGCGATCTTCGACGCTCATCTGATGTTCCTCGACGACCCGGCCTTCGTCGGCGAGATCGAGCACGCCATCAACGAACGTCCTGTCTCCGCCGACACGGCTGTCCGCGAGGTCGCCGACTCGATCGTCGCGATGTTCGAGGAGCTTGATGATGAATACCTCCGCGCCCGGGCAGCCGACGTGCGCGATGTCGCGAATCAACTCCGCGCAGCACTGAGCGGAGCCGACGACTCAGGCGCAAGCCTGCCGAACAATGCCATCGTCGTCGCTGACGAGATCTTCCCCTCCGATACTTCGACGATGGACCTGAATCGCCTCGCCGGCATCGCCACTGAACGCGGCAGCCCGACCGCCCACGTCGCGATCCTCGCGCGCGCGCTGGGCGTGCCGACCATCGTTGGCGTCGCCAATCTGCTCGCTGCGGCGGCAAATGGTCAGCTCGCCATTCTGGACGGCAGCGCCGGGACGCTTGTCCTCGATCCAACAGACTCAGAACGCGACGAAGCCGCCGCACGCATAGCGGAACAGGAAGCACAACGCCAAGCGCAGGCTGCCGACCGCGACCTACCGGTGACGACAACCGACGGCGTGCGCATTTCGCTCGAAGCCAACATCGGCGTGCCGGCCGAGGCGGAGGTGGCGCTGGCACAAGGCGCGACCGGCATCGGGCTCTTCCGCACCGAGTTTCTCTTCGTCGATCAACCGACGCTGCCGGACGAAGAGACGCAGTTCCGCGCCTACCGCCACGCCGCCGAAGTCATGGGCGAGCATCCGGTCATCATCCGCACGCTCGACGCAGGCGGCGACAAGCCGCTGCCGAGCATCACCGATCGTGGCGAGACGGAGATGAACCCGTTTCTGGGCGTGCGTGGACTGCGCCTCTGCCTGCAGCACCCCGACCTCTTCCGCAGTCAGGTGCGCGCCCTGCTGCGCGCCGCAACGGTCGGCAACCTCTGGATCATGTTCCCGATGGTCGCCAACATCGCTGATGTGCGCGATGCGCAGCAGTTCGTCGCCGCAACCGCCGCCGAGCTGACCGCCGAGGGCATCGAACACAACCCATCGCCACCGCTCGGTATCATGATCGAGATCCCCAGCGCGGCAGCCGCTATCGACCTGCTGATCGGCGAGGTCGACTTCGTCAGCATCGGCACCAACGATCTCGTCCAGTACACGCTGGCGGTCGACCGGACGAACCCGACGCTGGCGCGCCGCTACCCTGCCGATGACATCGCCGTCCTGCGCCTCATCCACAAGGTGCTGTCCACAACTAACGCTGCCGGAAAGTACGCCGGTATCTGCGGCGAGATGGCCGGCGATCCGGCGTTCATCCCGTTGCTGCTCGGTCTGGGTGCCCGCGACCTCAGCATGGGTGCCGCGCGCCTCGATGCCGCCAGCGCACTCATCCGCGCAACCAGCCTCGCCGATGCCCGACGCATGGCCGAAGAACGGTTGAATCCCACCAGTTAG
- a CDS encoding metalloregulator ArsR/SmtB family transcription factor, translating into MIAEPTRRAILDRLQVNACDVSALVRELGLSQPLVSKHLRVLRDAGVVEVEVVGKRRVYRLADEPLPDVLDWVKPYVRRWTEGFDKLAEALDEDSS; encoded by the coding sequence GTGATAGCCGAGCCAACTCGGCGCGCAATCCTCGACCGCCTGCAGGTCAACGCGTGCGATGTCAGCGCGCTGGTGCGAGAGCTGGGCCTCTCGCAGCCGCTGGTATCCAAGCATCTTCGCGTCCTACGCGACGCAGGCGTCGTTGAGGTTGAGGTCGTCGGCAAGCGCCGGGTGTATCGCCTGGCCGACGAACCGCTGCCCGACGTGCTCGACTGGGTGAAACCGTACGTCCGTCGCTGGACGGAGGGCTTCGACAAGCTTGCTGAGGCACTGGATGAGGACAGTTCATGA